The nucleotide sequence CGACCGTCAAACTCCCCTTCGGCCTGACCGCTCGCGGCAGCGCGGAGATCGGCGATCGCCACTCCTCGAATCCTGACTACGTCCCACCGAATGACGGTATCACGCCTTGGATCAACCTGGGCAAGCCCATCGCCGGCGATCCCGCCGAAGGTGCGGCCATCTTCCGTGGCACCGGCGACTTCTTCCCCGGCATCGCTAACTCCAACGTAATTCACCTCTCCTCCGGTGGCGGTGCGTCCGTGGGACTTTACCGATTCTATCAGGATCCCTCCAACCCAGATCCAACGTTTGGTGGCCACAACTACCTCGTATCCACGATCGACAAGGATCTCCCTCCTTCCGATCAACGGGGTTCCTACTTCCCGATCACGAGTGGTAACTGGGGTCAGTGGATGCGGATCAAGGCCTGGGACGAGACCAACATCATTCGTCGCACGGGCGGCTATCGTTCCGACGGCACGCGGGTTCCTGAAGGATCCGCCGCTTTCTGGAGCAATGGTTTTGTTTCCAGCCAGATCACCGATCGCAGCATCTTTGATTACCGCGAGAATCTCTTCTCCGGCGGCACCGCTCAACAGCGCGCCGATTGGGAAAACTACACCGCCAGCATCGAAGGCAACTACCTCGATAACCGCGTTGGTTTCGAATTCTCCTACAATGAGCAGACCTTCGAAAGCATGGGTAACAACTCCCTCCAAGGTGTCCAGCAGCGCACGATCTACATCGATCCCAATGCCTACATGCTGGCCTCGAAGGATGGATCCGCCCAAGGAGAATTGATTCCCAATCCTACGTTCGGCCGTCCGATCATGGGTGGTGGATCGGGTGGCAATCGCATCTACAATGATCGCGACGCCACGCGCCTCCAAGGTTATGCGGAACTCCGCTTCGACGACTTCATGGACGATGACAGCTGGGTGACCAAAGCCCTGGGTAAATTCACCCTGACCGGCTTGCTCGACTCGAGCACCCACTACAATCAGACCCTGTATTCGGCCCGGGCCGACCCGGTCGATACGTATGACCTCGACACTAACCTGCCTGGTCACCACTCGGCGACGCAACGCAGCGGTCAAGAGTTCGCTCTGCCCGTGGGCAATGACATGAACTTCCTGAACATCAACTCCATCAGCGATCTCGCCGGAGCCAATATCGGAGGAGTTCCCTTTGGCCGCCAACGCACCAACATGAGCAACACGCCCATCGCGGCGAACTTCACCGGTTGGAATCCCACCACCGGCAAATTCGTGAACTTCGACACGGTTGTGAACACGATCTTCCAGCCCAACAGCTGGCCGGCCGCGTCTCACGCGAACAAGGACATCAACACCGTTGATTCCGAAGTGTTCATCGGTCAGCACTCGATCTGGGACAACACCGTCGTCCTGACCGGCACCTGGCGTAGCGACAAGGCTGCCGGAACCGGTATCGGCGTGGCCAATGCCCGCACGGACATTAAGGACACGCTCGACCCCGACTACCTCGCCGGTCCTCAAGGTCCGCATGCCATCACGGCTGACGACGAGACGACCTCGTATTCGATCATGGTGCACACGCCTCCGTTCCTCCGCGATCGCATGCCGTTCGAGCTCTCCGTCTACAAGAGTGCCGCGGACAACTTCCGCCCCACCGGTGGTAATGTCACCATCTTCAACGATACCGTCGGCGCCACCGCCGGTGTGACCGAAGAATATGGCTTCATTGTCGAAGCTCTCGACGGCAAATTGTCCGCCCGGTTCAACTGGTTTGAATCCGCCGTGGTCAACAACCGCTACGAGGATGGCGCCATTAACGCGTCCGAAGGTATCCTGCTCGGTCTGGCTCACGAACTCAACAATCCCGCCAACGTCGCGCAAGGCTTCACGGCTGCCCAAGTGCAAGCCGTTCTGCCTCCCGCCGGCGTGATCGCGGTCAATGGTTTCCAGGTCGACTGGAACAACGCTGATGCAGCGACCACCCAGCGCAATTCTTCCGACACCGGCACGCAGGACTTCACTGCCAAAGGTATGGAAGTCGAGATCGCCTACAACCCGATCCCCGAGTGGACGATCCTCTTCACGGCGGGTCAGCAGGAAACGATTGCCGATAACACCTACCCGGAGATGCAGCGTTATGTTGACGAGTTCGTTCTCGCGAACTGGGTCAACAGCAGCTTCGCGCAAAACTACTTCATCGATGCAGGTGCCACCCAAACGCTCGCCGATCGCGCGCAGACCAGCATTGTCGAAGCCGTCCAACGCGCCGCGCTCCAAGACGGTAGCCCCGCCAAAGAGCAGGCCGAATGGCGTTTCGCCCTCAACACCAGCTACAACTTCGGTCGCGCCGAAGACG is from Synoicihabitans lomoniglobus and encodes:
- a CDS encoding TonB-dependent receptor plug domain-containing protein; this encodes MASQEDIDDENVVVLSPFEVTGDSDVGYQSTSTLAGTRLRTEMRDIGSSISIVNEEFLRDTGSNNLEDVLIFTPNTEIGGLGGNHSGSQGANPIPEQQRDDPSGGLTRVRGLASADLTRDYFITNIPFDTFNTDRIEVQRGANSALYGLGSPGGIVNASTIKADFLGNRGRVRFETDQYGTARYSLRHNQMIGDHLAVRVAALSEDKGYEQKQAFLKDNRLFVAATVKLPFGLTARGSAEIGDRHSSNPDYVPPNDGITPWINLGKPIAGDPAEGAAIFRGTGDFFPGIANSNVIHLSSGGGASVGLYRFYQDPSNPDPTFGGHNYLVSTIDKDLPPSDQRGSYFPITSGNWGQWMRIKAWDETNIIRRTGGYRSDGTRVPEGSAAFWSNGFVSSQITDRSIFDYRENLFSGGTAQQRADWENYTASIEGNYLDNRVGFEFSYNEQTFESMGNNSLQGVQQRTIYIDPNAYMLASKDGSAQGELIPNPTFGRPIMGGGSGGNRIYNDRDATRLQGYAELRFDDFMDDDSWVTKALGKFTLTGLLDSSTHYNQTLYSARADPVDTYDLDTNLPGHHSATQRSGQEFALPVGNDMNFLNINSISDLAGANIGGVPFGRQRTNMSNTPIAANFTGWNPTTGKFVNFDTVVNTIFQPNSWPAASHANKDINTVDSEVFIGQHSIWDNTVVLTGTWRSDKAAGTGIGVANARTDIKDTLDPDYLAGPQGPHAITADDETTSYSIMVHTPPFLRDRMPFELSVYKSAADNFRPTGGNVTIFNDTVGATAGVTEEYGFIVEALDGKLSARFNWFESAVVNNRYEDGAINASEGILLGLAHELNNPANVAQGFTAAQVQAVLPPAGVIAVNGFQVDWNNADAATTQRNSSDTGTQDFTAKGMEVEIAYNPIPEWTILFTAGQQETIADNTYPEMQRYVDEFVLANWVNSSFAQNYFIDAGATQTLADRAQTSIVEAVQRAALQDGSPAKEQAEWRFALNTSYNFGRAEDGILKWFGDLTVGGGLRWQDETGIGFEVGVNELGDYALDINKPFYAPSTTHIDVFARMSYKLKNERSFDFQLNVKDLTNHDGLIPFVANPDGSLLYRIQEGRLISASATLNF